Proteins encoded together in one Quercus lobata isolate SW786 chromosome 3, ValleyOak3.0 Primary Assembly, whole genome shotgun sequence window:
- the LOC115982060 gene encoding auxin response factor 2-like isoform X2: MASSSFPVTDSEDAIYKELWHACAGPLVTVPRQGELVFYFPQGHIEQVEATTNQVSEQQLPAYDLPSKILCRVLNLQLKAEVDTDEVYAQVTLVPHHQQDENLVEKEVVAPSPPRPCVHSFCKTLTASDTSTHGGFSVLRRHADECLPPLDMSKQPPTQELITKDLHGNEWRFRHIFRGQPKRHLLQSGWSLFVSSKKLVAGDAFIFLRDETGELRVGVRKAMSPSINVPSSVISSHSMHIAVLATAWHAVKSNTMFIVYYKPRTSPAEFIVPFDKYMESVKINYSIGMRFKMRFEGEAAPEQRFSGTVIGTEDANPIRWPGSKWRCLKVQWDEKPSADRPERVSPWKIELASTPTLDTHPVCRPKRSRVNMAPSSTDSFVSTREDPSPDKGLLRTVQGQAISTIGGVFAEHNDSDTAQNPALRIQSQGSHNLHESYGFNWSFIDQNPENADQLKKHVLDQDQRSNFPGCSQSMMHPFNNMLKRSMKLPAAATVDQHPGSELFPLLSTTNMEDTPCPSMLKSQPLLFQNEILKSKGDDNCKLFGISLISNHKATEPAMLHADFMHRPQRQIACSSYQLQDLVSNPQSQQAECAKPAEIKIRDDEWGKPFQALEQLSRNFHRRLQGSPTRTCIKVHKQGDAVGRSLELTKFDGYNELIAELDHIFEFNGELIAPNKKWLVVFTDNDGDLMLVGDDPWQEFCSMAQDISVYTREEVQKMHPRS, from the exons ATGGCTTCTTCGAGTTTTCCTGTCACCG attcagaggATGCGATATACAAGGAGCTATGGCATGCTTGTGCCGGACCTTTGGTTACTGTTCCTCGTCAAGGAGAACTCGTTTTCTATTTTCCTCAAGGCCATATCGAACAG GTTGAGGCGACGACGAATCAAGTGTCTGAGCAACAATTGCCAGCGTATGATCTTCCTTCTAAAATCCTATGTCGCGTGCTCAATCTTCAATTGAAG GCTGAGGTAGACACTGATGAAGTGTATGCGCAAGTGACTTTGGTTCCTCATCACCAA CAAGATGAGAATTTGGTGGAGAAGGAGGTTGTGGCTCCTTCCCCTCCTCGGCCTTGTGTGCATTCCTTTTGTAAGACACTTACGGCATCAGATACGAGCACTCATGGTGGTTTCTCCGTGTTGAGACGCCATGCCGATGAATGCCTGCCTCCGCTG GACATGTCCAAGCAACCTCCCACTCAGGAGTTAATTACCAAGGATTTGCATGGAAATGAGTGGCGTTTTCGCCATATTTTTCGAG GTCAACCAAAGAGGCATCTTCTTCAAAGTGGCTGGAGCCTCTTCGTCAGCTCCAAAAAGCTTGTTGCCGGGGATGCTTTTATCTTCCTCAG AGATGAAACTGGGGAACTTCGTGTTGGGGTAAGAAAAGCTATGAGTCCTTCAATCAATGTTCCATCTTCTGTCATATCTAGTCACAGCATGCATATTGCTGTCCTGGCAACAGCATGGCATGCCGTTAAATCGAATACAATGTTCATCGTCTACTACAAACCAAG GACTAGCCCTGCTGAGTTTATAGTTCCCTTTGATAAATATATGGAGTCTGTCAAGATCAACTACTCTATAGGGATGAGGTTTAAGATGAGGTTTGAAGGTGAGGCAGCTCCAGAAcaaag GTTCTCAGGCACAGTTATTGGAACTGAGGATGCTAACCCCATTAGGTGGCCTGGGTCAAAATGGAGATGCCTGAAG GTTCAATGGGATGAAAAACCTTCTGCTGATCGTCCAGAGAGAGTTTCCCCTTGGAAAATAGAACTTGCTTCGACTCCCACTCTAGATACCCATCCTGTGTGCCGACCGAAGAGGTCTCGTGTAAACATGGCACCATCATCTACTGATTCCTTTGTTTCTACAAGGGAAG ACCCTTCACCAGATAAAGGGTTATTAAGGACTGTGCAAGGTCAAGCAATCTCAACCATTGGAGGTGTCTTTGCTGAGCATAATGACTCAGACACTGCTCAAAACCCTGCTTTACGGATTCAATCACAAG GTTCTCATAACTTGCACGAATCATATGGGTTCAACTGGTCGTTTATTGATCAAAATCCTGAAAATGCTGACCAATTGAAGAAGCATGTTTTAGATCAGGATCAAAGATCCAACTTCCCAGGATGTTCACAGTCCATGATGCATCCCTTCAATAACATGTTGAAACGCAGCATGAAGCTTCCTGCAGCAGCAACAGTTGACCAGCATCCAGGAAGCGAGTTGTTTCCTCTTCTGTCAACAACAAATATGGAGGATACTCCTTGTCCATCAATGCTGAAATCACAACCTCTACTtttccaaaatgaaattttaaaatctaaagGAGATGACAATTGTAAACTCTTTGGTATATCCCTTATTAGTAATCATAAGGCAACAGAACCAGCCATGCTACATGCTGATTTTATGCATAGGCCACAAAGGCAAATTGCTTGTTCGTCATACCAGCTGCAAGATTTGGTATCCAACCCACAGTCACAGCAAGCAGAGTGTGCAAAGCCTGCAGAGATAAAAATTAGAGATGATGAATGGGGGAAGCCTTTTCAAGCTTTAGAGCAGCTTTCTAGGAATTTCCACCGCAGGCTTCAGGGCAGTCCCACCAGAACTTGCATCAAG GTTCATAAGCAAGGGGATGCAGTTGGGCGGTCTTTGGAACTTACTAAGTTTGATGGCTACAATGAATTGATAGCAGAGTTGGAtcatatttttgaatttaatggTGAATTAATTGCGCCCAACAAGAAGTGGCTGGTAGTTTTTACTGATAATGACGGTGATTTGATGCTTGTTGGAGATGATCCCTGGCA AGAATTTTGTAGCATGGCCCAAGATATCTCTGTCTACACTCGAGAGGAGGTACAGAAGATGCATCCACGATCCTAG
- the LOC115982060 gene encoding auxin response factor 2-like isoform X1 translates to MASSSFPVTDSEDAIYKELWHACAGPLVTVPRQGELVFYFPQGHIEQVEATTNQVSEQQLPAYDLPSKILCRVLNLQLKAEVDTDEVYAQVTLVPHHQQDENLVEKEVVAPSPPRPCVHSFCKTLTASDTSTHGGFSVLRRHADECLPPLDMSKQPPTQELITKDLHGNEWRFRHIFRGQPKRHLLQSGWSLFVSSKKLVAGDAFIFLRDETGELRVGVRKAMSPSINVPSSVISSHSMHIAVLATAWHAVKSNTMFIVYYKPRTSPAEFIVPFDKYMESVKINYSIGMRFKMRFEGEAAPEQRFSGTVIGTEDANPIRWPGSKWRCLKVQWDEKPSADRPERVSPWKIELASTPTLDTHPVCRPKRSRVNMAPSSTDSFVSTREDLSKNNTDPSPDKGLLRTVQGQAISTIGGVFAEHNDSDTAQNPALRIQSQGSHNLHESYGFNWSFIDQNPENADQLKKHVLDQDQRSNFPGCSQSMMHPFNNMLKRSMKLPAAATVDQHPGSELFPLLSTTNMEDTPCPSMLKSQPLLFQNEILKSKGDDNCKLFGISLISNHKATEPAMLHADFMHRPQRQIACSSYQLQDLVSNPQSQQAECAKPAEIKIRDDEWGKPFQALEQLSRNFHRRLQGSPTRTCIKVHKQGDAVGRSLELTKFDGYNELIAELDHIFEFNGELIAPNKKWLVVFTDNDGDLMLVGDDPWQEFCSMAQDISVYTREEVQKMHPRS, encoded by the exons ATGGCTTCTTCGAGTTTTCCTGTCACCG attcagaggATGCGATATACAAGGAGCTATGGCATGCTTGTGCCGGACCTTTGGTTACTGTTCCTCGTCAAGGAGAACTCGTTTTCTATTTTCCTCAAGGCCATATCGAACAG GTTGAGGCGACGACGAATCAAGTGTCTGAGCAACAATTGCCAGCGTATGATCTTCCTTCTAAAATCCTATGTCGCGTGCTCAATCTTCAATTGAAG GCTGAGGTAGACACTGATGAAGTGTATGCGCAAGTGACTTTGGTTCCTCATCACCAA CAAGATGAGAATTTGGTGGAGAAGGAGGTTGTGGCTCCTTCCCCTCCTCGGCCTTGTGTGCATTCCTTTTGTAAGACACTTACGGCATCAGATACGAGCACTCATGGTGGTTTCTCCGTGTTGAGACGCCATGCCGATGAATGCCTGCCTCCGCTG GACATGTCCAAGCAACCTCCCACTCAGGAGTTAATTACCAAGGATTTGCATGGAAATGAGTGGCGTTTTCGCCATATTTTTCGAG GTCAACCAAAGAGGCATCTTCTTCAAAGTGGCTGGAGCCTCTTCGTCAGCTCCAAAAAGCTTGTTGCCGGGGATGCTTTTATCTTCCTCAG AGATGAAACTGGGGAACTTCGTGTTGGGGTAAGAAAAGCTATGAGTCCTTCAATCAATGTTCCATCTTCTGTCATATCTAGTCACAGCATGCATATTGCTGTCCTGGCAACAGCATGGCATGCCGTTAAATCGAATACAATGTTCATCGTCTACTACAAACCAAG GACTAGCCCTGCTGAGTTTATAGTTCCCTTTGATAAATATATGGAGTCTGTCAAGATCAACTACTCTATAGGGATGAGGTTTAAGATGAGGTTTGAAGGTGAGGCAGCTCCAGAAcaaag GTTCTCAGGCACAGTTATTGGAACTGAGGATGCTAACCCCATTAGGTGGCCTGGGTCAAAATGGAGATGCCTGAAG GTTCAATGGGATGAAAAACCTTCTGCTGATCGTCCAGAGAGAGTTTCCCCTTGGAAAATAGAACTTGCTTCGACTCCCACTCTAGATACCCATCCTGTGTGCCGACCGAAGAGGTCTCGTGTAAACATGGCACCATCATCTACTGATTCCTTTGTTTCTACAAGGGAAG atttgtctaaaaataatacaGACCCTTCACCAGATAAAGGGTTATTAAGGACTGTGCAAGGTCAAGCAATCTCAACCATTGGAGGTGTCTTTGCTGAGCATAATGACTCAGACACTGCTCAAAACCCTGCTTTACGGATTCAATCACAAG GTTCTCATAACTTGCACGAATCATATGGGTTCAACTGGTCGTTTATTGATCAAAATCCTGAAAATGCTGACCAATTGAAGAAGCATGTTTTAGATCAGGATCAAAGATCCAACTTCCCAGGATGTTCACAGTCCATGATGCATCCCTTCAATAACATGTTGAAACGCAGCATGAAGCTTCCTGCAGCAGCAACAGTTGACCAGCATCCAGGAAGCGAGTTGTTTCCTCTTCTGTCAACAACAAATATGGAGGATACTCCTTGTCCATCAATGCTGAAATCACAACCTCTACTtttccaaaatgaaattttaaaatctaaagGAGATGACAATTGTAAACTCTTTGGTATATCCCTTATTAGTAATCATAAGGCAACAGAACCAGCCATGCTACATGCTGATTTTATGCATAGGCCACAAAGGCAAATTGCTTGTTCGTCATACCAGCTGCAAGATTTGGTATCCAACCCACAGTCACAGCAAGCAGAGTGTGCAAAGCCTGCAGAGATAAAAATTAGAGATGATGAATGGGGGAAGCCTTTTCAAGCTTTAGAGCAGCTTTCTAGGAATTTCCACCGCAGGCTTCAGGGCAGTCCCACCAGAACTTGCATCAAG GTTCATAAGCAAGGGGATGCAGTTGGGCGGTCTTTGGAACTTACTAAGTTTGATGGCTACAATGAATTGATAGCAGAGTTGGAtcatatttttgaatttaatggTGAATTAATTGCGCCCAACAAGAAGTGGCTGGTAGTTTTTACTGATAATGACGGTGATTTGATGCTTGTTGGAGATGATCCCTGGCA AGAATTTTGTAGCATGGCCCAAGATATCTCTGTCTACACTCGAGAGGAGGTACAGAAGATGCATCCACGATCCTAG